One genomic segment of Brassica napus cultivar Da-Ae chromosome A3, Da-Ae, whole genome shotgun sequence includes these proteins:
- the LOC106359724 gene encoding cytosolic Fe-S cluster assembly factor NBP35-like: MVIIDCPGPLAETAGKSESCADCPNQQACATGTAPTGPDPDLVAIAERMASVKHKILVLSCKGGVGKSTFSAQLSFALAGMGHQVGLMDLDICGPSMPKMLGREGHLLHYSNYGWSPVYVEPNLGVLSISFTHSESDDEPAIWRGPRKSAQIKEFLKEVDWGDHIDYLVVDTPPGTSDKHITIVQCLLDTGIDGAIIVTTPQEVAMADVRKGVNFCKRIGVNVLGVVENMSGLIQPLSDVKFMKLTTETGSSVDVTQDMISCIRENAPELLDGVFAWSQVFDSSGGGAERMCEEMGVPFLGKVPLDPQLGRAAERGKSCFEGNKCSVSAPALKSIIEKVVASIKMKEDLSGGENKETP, translated from the exons ATGGTGATAATAGATTGCCCAGGTCCCCTAGCCGAAACTGCTGGAAAGTCAGAGTCTTGCGCAGATTGCCCTAATCAACAAGCATGTGCCACTGGCACTGCTCCTACGGGACCTGATCCAG ATTTGGTTGCTATAGCTGAAAGAATGGCTTCCGTGAAGCACAAGATACTGGTTCTTTCTTGCAAAGGAGGGGTTGGTAAGAGCACATTCTCAGCTCAGCTCTCGTTTGCCCTAGCAGGAATGGGCCATCAAGTAGGCCTGATGGACTTAGATATATGCGGGCCAAGCATGCCGAAAATGTTAGGACGCGAAGGGCACCTGCTTCACTATAGCAACTACGGATGGAGCCCGGTTTATGTGGAACCCAACCTCGGTGTCCTGTCCATATCATTCACGCACTCCGAGTCTGATGATGAGCCTGCCATCTGGAGAGGTCCACGCAAGAGCGCTCAAATCAAAGAGTTTTTGAAAGAAGTTGACTGGGGAGATCATATTGATTACCTTGTGGTTGATACCCCACCAGGCACCTCAGACAAACACATCACCATCGTCCAGTGTCTTTTAGACACGGGGATCGATGGTGCTATCATCGTTACAACTCCCCAGGAAGTCGCCATGGCCGACGTTAGAAAGGGAGTGAACTTTTGCAAGAGAATTGGGGTCAATGTGCTAGGTGTAGTGGAGAACATGAGTGGTTTAATTCAACCGTTGAGTGATGTCAAGTTCATGAAGCTGACGACAGAGACCGGCTCTTCCGTTGACGTGACGCAAGACATGATCTCTTGTATACGAGAGAATGCACCTGAGCTTCTAGATGGTGTCTTTGCATGGAGCCAAGTGTTTGACAGCAGCGGAGGAGGTGCTGAGAGAATGTGTGAGGAGATGGGAGTGCCGTTTCTAGGGAAAGTTCCTTTGGATCCACAGCTTGGCAGAGCAGCTGAGCGAGGTAAGTCATGCTTTGAGGGTAACAAGTGTTCTGTCAGCGCGCCTGCGCTTAAGAGCATCATAGAGAAAGTTGTTGCTTCCATAAAGATGAAGGAAGACCTGAGTGGAGGAGAGAACAAAGAGACCCCATAA
- the LOC106348934 gene encoding uncharacterized protein LOC106348934 isoform X2: protein MITNFEEWAEDNPAPATVMIISDRLGWRMSQSSLLQKSNYNCLLAYSVRPFVKPTLLTSAEWLWESLLAVSETKRHTLQKCSGSEMVVASTGMFYCDLCDCHCKSLDDFKKHLSREEHTHEDNIMNTHFQSFRHRHRQFKMSKYHDEVGYPPKTKRTRKTDE from the exons ATGATTACAAATTTTGAGGAATGGGCAGAAGATAATCCTGCTCCGGCTACAGTTATGATCATATCAGATCGACTGGGTTGGCGCATGTCCCAATCATCACTTCTACAGAAGAGTAACTACAACTGTCTTTTGGCTTATTCAGTTAGGCCTTTTGTAAAGCCAACCCTGCTCACTTCTGCTGAGTGGCTCTGGGAAAGCTTACTTGCAG TTTCAGAGACAAAAAGACACACTCTTCAGAAGTGCAGTGGAAGTGAAATGGTTGTTGCATCTACCGGTATGTTTTATTGCGATTTGTGCGACTGTCATTGCAAAAGCCTGGATGATTTCAAGAAGCATCTCTCAAGAGAAGAACATACACATGAG GACAACATAATGAATACGCATTTTCAATCTTTTCGTCACCGGCATAGGCAATTTAAAATGTCCAAGTACCATGATGAG GTAGGATATCCTCCCAAGACCAAACGTACGAGGAAAACAGATGAGTAA
- the LOC106348934 gene encoding uncharacterized protein LOC106348934 isoform X1 translates to MLFIHIFTESTRSVMHRDMVEWRGQNPPPATILIISDQVEGDFSWDLARLQQRTRYHLFLAYSSKPCNDLFLLRYANWRWEKLLEEEGGTPPLVATGGLSSAAVFYCKSCNFNCQSLKTFRKHLSSYKHGLEDAINSPDSRLLCVTKTWAKNYPATPEHATAKIHVLWDMNDSPIPEGYDACRVRPSIERAFKELGYTGPVSITAFADQKQTPDHHLLALSSTGVFFAHTLPC, encoded by the exons atgttattcatCCATATATTCACAGAAAGCACGCGTTCAGTCATGCATCGGGATATGGTGGAGTGGCGAGGTCAAAATCCACCTCCGGCTACAATTTTGATCATATCCGATCAAGTGGAAGGTGACTTCTCCTGGGATCTTGCCCGGCTACAACAGCGCACTAGATACCACCTTTTTCTGGCTTATTCAAGCAAGCCTTGTAACGATTTATTCCTGCTCCGTTATGCAAATTGGCGCTGGGAGAAATTACTAGAAGAAGAAGGAGGCACACCACCACTTGTGGCGACGGGTGGATTATCATCTGCTGCCGTGTTTTATTGCAAATCGTGTAATTTCAATTGCCAAAGCCTGAAGACATTCAGGAAGCATCTCTCGAGTTATAAGCATGGACTGGAA GATGCTATAAATTCTCCGGACTCACGACTCTTATGTGTAACGAAGACTTGGGCAAAGAACTACCCGGCCACGCCTGAACACGCCACAGCTAAAATACATGTGTTGTGGGACATGAATGACTCCCCTATTCCCGAGGGGTATGATGCTTGTCGTGTCCGTCCAAGTATAGAAAGGGCGTTCAAGGAACTAGGCTACACAGGTCCTGTCTCCATCACAGCCTTTGCCGACCAAAAACAAACCCCTGATCACCACCTTCTTGCGCTCTCTTCCACTGGTGTCTTTTTTGCTCATACCCTTCCCTGTTAG
- the LOC106442562 gene encoding uncharacterized protein LOC106442562 produces the protein MYRDMVEWRGQNPPPGTMMIISDQVGGDLSWDLARLQQRTRYQLFLAYSIKPCNDLFLLYRANWRWEQLLEEEGAAPLVVGGLSSAAMFYCKSCNFDCQSLEKFRKHLSSYKHGMEEAINPPNTELSCVTETWAKNYPATPEHATAKILVLWNMNDCPIPEGYDAS, from the exons ATGTATCGGGATATGGTGGAGTGGCGAGGTCAAAATCCACCTCCGGGTACAATGATGATCATATCCGATCAGGTGGGGGGTGACTTGTCCTGGGATCTGGCCAGGCTACAACAGCGCACTAGATACCAACTTTTTCTGGCTTATTCAATTAAGCCTTGTAACGATTTATTCCTGCTCTATAGAGCAAATTGGCGCTGGGAACAATTactagaagaagaaggagccgCACCACTTGTGGTGGGTGGATTATCATCTGCTGCCATGTTTTATTGCAAATCATGCAATTTCGATTGCCAAAGCCTGGAGAAATTCAGGAAGCATCTCTCCAGTTATAAGCATGGAATGGAA GAGGCTATAAACCCTCCGAACACAGAACTCTCATGTGTAACGGAGACGTGGGCGAAGAACTACCCGGCCACGCCTGAACACGCCACAGCTAAAATACTGGTGTTGTGGAACATGAATGACTGCCCTATTCCTGAAGGTTATGATGCTTCTTGA
- the LOC106440325 gene encoding heat stress transcription factor A-4a-like (The RefSeq protein has 1 substitution, 1 non-frameshifting indel compared to this genomic sequence): protein MDESSHGGSSSTSLPPFLTKTYEMVDDSSSDSIVSWSQSNKSFIVWNPPEFSRDLLPKFFKHNNFSSFIRQLNTYGFRKADPEQWEFANDDFVRGQPHLMKNIHRRKPVHSHSLPNLQPHPLTDSERQRMNDKIERLTKEKQVLLEELHKHEEERELFEQQVKKLKDQLHHMEKRQRTMVSSVSQVLEKPELALNLSPCLPEANERKRRFPRVGLETMLEENHQTCGAVREEGSTSTSSHDATEHQVERLESSIAIWENLVSDSCESMEQQETRNMMTLDVDESSTCPESPPLSCIQLSIDIRLKSPPSPRTIDMNSEPDVSKEQNTVSPTPPAVGANDVFWQQLLTENPGSTEQREVQSEKAEERSEKYWWNSRNVNTITEQLGHLTS, encoded by the exons ATGGATGAGAGTAGCCATGGAGGTTCATCATCAACCTCACTCCCACCTTTCCTCACCAAAACTTACGAGATGGTCGACGATTCCTCATCGGATTCAATCGTCTCGTGGAGTCAGAGCAACAAGAGTTTCATCGTCTGGAACCCTCCAGAGTTTTCCAGAGACCTTCTTCCAAAATTCTTCAAACACAACAACTTCTCAAGCTTTATCCGACAGCTTAACACATAC ggttTTAGAAAAGCTGATCCAGAGCAATGGGAGTTTGCTAATGATGATTTCGTGAGAGGCCAACCTCATCTTATGAAGAACATTCATAGACGCAAACCTGTTCACAGCCACTCTCTACCGAACCTCCAACCTCACCCATTGACTGATTCAGAACGACAGAGAATGAATGATAAGATCGAGAGACTGACTAAGGAGAAACAAGTGTTGCTTGAAGAGTTACATAAACACGAGGAGGAACGAGAGTTGTTTGAGCAGCAAGTTAAGAAACTCAAAGATCAGTTACATCACATGGAGAAGCGTCAGAGGACAATGGTTTCGTCTGTCTCTCAGGTACTTGAGAAGCCAGAGCTTGCTCTGAATCTATCACCGTGTCCACCCGAAGCAAACGAGAGGAAAAGAAGGTTCCCTAGGGTTGTTGGATTAGAGACGATGTTGGAAGAGAACCACCAGACATGTGGTGCTGTGAGAGAGGAAGGTTCCACGAGCACTTCTTCACACGATGCAACGGAGCATCAGGTGGAACGGTTGGAGTCATCGATAGCGATTTGGGAGAATCTTGTGTCGGATTCTTGTGAGAGTATGGAGCaacaagaaacaagaaacaTGATGACACTTGATGTGGATGAATCATCTACTTGTCCTGAGAGCCCTCCTCTTTCTTGCATTCAGCTAAGTATCGATATACGTCTTAAATCTCCTCCTTCTCCAAGGACCATCGACATGAACTCTGAGCCTGATGTTTCGAAAGAACAGAACACTGTTTCTCCTACTCCTCCAGCAGTAGGAGCGAATGATGTATTCTGGCAGCAGCTATTGACAGAGAACCCTGGCTCGACCGAGCAACGGGAAGTTCAATCAGAGAAAGCTGAAGAACGGAGTGAGAAATATTGGTGGAACTCGAGGAATGTAAATACAATTACAGAGCAGCTTGGACATCTGACTTCTTGA
- the LOC106440324 gene encoding BES1/BZR1 homolog protein 3 isoform X1 has protein sequence MTSGTRTPTWKERENNKRRERRRRAIAAKIFAGLRIHGNFKLPKHCDNNEVLKALCNEAGWTVEDDGTTYRKGCKPTDRMELMNGSTSASPCSSYQPSPRGSYNPSPSSSSFPSPTNPFGDANSLIPWLKNLSSNSPSKLPFFNGNSISAPVTPPLARSPTYDQVTIPDSGWLSGMQTPQSGPSSPTFSLVSRNPFFDKEAFKMGDSNSPMWTPGQSGNCSPAIPAGVDQNSDVPMADGMAAEFAFGMVKPWEGERIHGECVSDDLELTLGNSRTR, from the exons ATGACTTCGGGGACTAGAACGCCGACgtggaaagagagagagaacaacAAACGGCGAGAGCGGCGGAGACGTGCGATTGCGGCTAAGATATTCGCGGGGCTTAGGATACATGGGAACTTCAAGCTACCTAAACACTGCGATAACAACGAAGTTCTTAAAGCTTTATGCAACGAAGCTGGTTGGACCGTCGAAGACGACGGAACTACTTACCGGAAG GGATGCAAACCAACGGATCGAATGGAACTCATGAATGGTTCCACTTCAGCGAGTCCATGCTCATCGTACCAACCTAGCCCTCGTGGCTCCTACAATCCAAGCCCTTCATCTTCCTCATTCCCTAGTCCTACAAACCCATttggtgatgctaactcactTATCCCTTGGCTCAAGAACCTCTCTTCAAACTCACCTTCCAAGCTTCCTTTCTTCAATGGAAACTCTATAAGCGCTCCCGTGACTCCACCATTGGCTCGAAGCCCTACTTATGATCAAGTTACAATCCCTGACTCTGGATGGCTCTCTGGAATGCAAACCCCACAGAGCGGACCATCTTCTCCTACTTTCAGCTTGGTTTCGAGAAACCCATTTTTCGACAAAGAGGCTTTTAAAATGGGAGATAGTAATTCACCAATGTGGACTCCTGGACAAAGTGGAAACTGCTCTCCAGCTATTCCTGCTGGTGTTGATCAAAACTCTGATGTACCAATGGCTGATGGAATGGCGGCAGAGTTTGCGTTTGGAATGGTGAAGCCTTGGGAAGGAGAAAGGATACATGGAGAATGCGTTTCAGATGATTTAGAACTTACACTTGGAAACTCAAGAACCAGATGA
- the LOC106440324 gene encoding BES1/BZR1 homolog protein 3 isoform X2 — MMVSSCSCSPACALVKIDLKQTKSLFYAFFLYFLGCKPTDRMELMNGSTSASPCSSYQPSPRGSYNPSPSSSSFPSPTNPFGDANSLIPWLKNLSSNSPSKLPFFNGNSISAPVTPPLARSPTYDQVTIPDSGWLSGMQTPQSGPSSPTFSLVSRNPFFDKEAFKMGDSNSPMWTPGQSGNCSPAIPAGVDQNSDVPMADGMAAEFAFGMVKPWEGERIHGECVSDDLELTLGNSRTR, encoded by the exons ATGATGGTGTCATCTTGTTCGTGCTCACCAGCTTGTGCACTAGTAAAGATTGAtctcaaacaaacaaaatcattGTTCTatgctttctttctttatttcttg GGATGCAAACCAACGGATCGAATGGAACTCATGAATGGTTCCACTTCAGCGAGTCCATGCTCATCGTACCAACCTAGCCCTCGTGGCTCCTACAATCCAAGCCCTTCATCTTCCTCATTCCCTAGTCCTACAAACCCATttggtgatgctaactcactTATCCCTTGGCTCAAGAACCTCTCTTCAAACTCACCTTCCAAGCTTCCTTTCTTCAATGGAAACTCTATAAGCGCTCCCGTGACTCCACCATTGGCTCGAAGCCCTACTTATGATCAAGTTACAATCCCTGACTCTGGATGGCTCTCTGGAATGCAAACCCCACAGAGCGGACCATCTTCTCCTACTTTCAGCTTGGTTTCGAGAAACCCATTTTTCGACAAAGAGGCTTTTAAAATGGGAGATAGTAATTCACCAATGTGGACTCCTGGACAAAGTGGAAACTGCTCTCCAGCTATTCCTGCTGGTGTTGATCAAAACTCTGATGTACCAATGGCTGATGGAATGGCGGCAGAGTTTGCGTTTGGAATGGTGAAGCCTTGGGAAGGAGAAAGGATACATGGAGAATGCGTTTCAGATGATTTAGAACTTACACTTGGAAACTCAAGAACCAGATGA
- the LOC106440323 gene encoding aquaporin NIP1-2 yields MAEISGNGHGDSKEGAVMVNINQEAELQQQQKEAIHTTKSMKKQDSVLSFSVPFLQKLMAEILGTYFLIFAGCASVAVNAQHDKAVTLPGIAIVWGLTVMVLVYSLGHISGAHFNPAVTIAFASCGRFPLKQVPAYVISQVIGSTLAAATLRLLFGLDQDVCSGKHDVFVGTLPSGSDLQSFVIEFIITFYLMFIISGVATDNRAIGELAGLAVGSTVLLNVIIAGPVSGASMNPGRSLGPAMVYNCYKGIWIYIASPILGAVAGAWVYNTVRYTDKPLREITKSGSFLKSVRNGSSR; encoded by the exons ATGGCGGAGATCTCGGGAAACGGCCATGGTGACTCCAAAGAAGGAGCAGTGATGGTGAACATCAACCAAGAAGCTGaacttcaacaacaacaaaaagaagcTATTCATACTACAAAATCCATGAAGAAACAAGACTCTGTCCTCTCGTTCTCTGTCCCTTTCTTACAAAAG TTGATGGCGGAGATTCTTGGAACGTACTTTTTGATATTCGCCGGTTGTGCATCGGTGGCTGTAAACGCCCAACACGACAAAGCCGTGACTCTTCCTGGGATCGCCATCGTTTGGGGACTCACCGTCATGGTTCTTGTTTACTCTCTCGGTCACATCTCTGGCGCTCATTTCAATCCGGCGGTCACGATTGCGTTCGCATCTTGCGGCCGTTTCCCTCTCAAACAG GTTCCGGCTTATGTGATATCACAAGTGATCGGATCAACGCTTGCGGCGGCAACTTTGCGGCTTTTGTTCGGACTTGATCAGGATGTTTGCAGTGGGAAACATGACGTGTTCGTCGGAACATTACCGTCAGGATCCGATTTGCAGTCGTTTGTGATCGAGTTTATAATCACTTTCTACCTAATGTTCATCATTTCCGGAGTTGCAACCGACAATAGAGCG ATTGGAGAACTTGCCGGGCTAGCTGTAGGGTCGACGGTGCTACTTAACGTGATAATTGCCGG accgGTGTCGGGAGCTTCGATGAATCCAGGAAGAAGTTTGGGACCTGCAATGGTGTACAATTGCTACAAAGGAATTTGGATATACATAGCGTCTCCAATTCTCGGTGCAGTTGCGGGTGCATGGGTTTATAACACGGTTAGATATACCGATAAACCGTTGCGTGAAATAACCAAAAGCGGCTCGTTTTTAAAGTCCGTGCGAAATGGTAGCTCTCGTTAA
- the LOC106444429 gene encoding oil body-associated protein 2B-like — protein sequence MASSDKAPVACPASIGECKEPMGDPTKTTTAILEKGTTTMQSMKPIKQMSLHMCSFACYSHDPGRQIEVRIYDHRVNHDFLQCAVYDSSSSNVLVVTLSIEAFALDYDLRFMMCFYCIKFLGIQYIVSEKLFESLSPEEQKLWHSHDYEIQMALLVTPRIPELVAKPELKTLAKSNGKFWCTWQIDREDRLPLGVPSLMVSPHDVNLGRIKPELVKKRDEEHGISTESLKPSREGICGPGKKFLVADYLRLM from the exons ATGGCGTCAAGTGATAAGGCTCCTGTGGCGTGTCCAGCAAGCATCGGAGAATGTAAGGAGCCAATGGGAGATCCTACGAAGACAACTACGGCGATACTAGAAAAAGGAACGACTACGATGCAGTCTATGAAACCAATCAAGCAAATGAGTCTCCACATGTGTTCCTTCGCTTGCTATAGCCACGATCCTGGCCGTCAGATCGAAGTTCGTATCTATGATCACCGTGTAAACCATGACTTTCTCCAGTGTGCTGTCTACGATTCCAGTTCCTCTAATGTCCTGGTTGTAACGTTGAGTATTGAAGCTTTTGCGTTAGATTATGACTTAAGATTTATGATGTGTTTTTATTGTATTAAATTTCTAGGGATCCAATATATAGTGTCAGAGAAGTTATTCGAAAGCCTCTCACCGGAGGAACAAAAGCTTTGGCATTCCCATGATTATGAG ATCCAGATGGCTCTTCTAGTAACTCCAAGGATCCCAGAGCTCGTTGCAAAGCCGGAGCTTAAAACTCTTGCCAAGTCCAACGGAAAATTTTGGTGTACATGGCAGATCGATCGCG AGGATAGATTACCACTAGGTGTACCATCATTAATGGTGTCTCCACATGATGTGAATCTGGGGAGGATAAAACCGGAACTTGTGaaaaagagagatgaagaaCATGGGATCTCAACGGAATCGTTGAAGCCGTCACGGGAAGGGATTTGCGGACCGGGGAAAAAATTTTTGGTTGCTGATTATTTGCGCTTGATGTAA